One Streptococcus gallolyticus subsp. gallolyticus DSM 16831 DNA window includes the following coding sequences:
- a CDS encoding pseudouridine synthase codes for MRLDKFLVEAGIGSRTEVKQLLKKKQVLVNGKVEISPKTQIDEKADRISCQGQTLSYEKYVYYMLNKPKGVISATEDNHHKTVLDLLDKTAWDKEVFPVGRLDIDTHGLLLLTNNGKLAHAVLSPKKHVDKTYRAKVAGLMTTADVAAFANGIDLKDFTCQPAQLVILETNEAERTSVVEITIKEGKFHQVKRMVQACGKKVTDLQRLSMGPLQLDKQLALGEWRRLTDDELASLEEFDVEL; via the coding sequence ATGCGGTTAGATAAATTTTTAGTAGAAGCAGGCATAGGGTCGCGGACGGAAGTCAAACAACTGCTAAAGAAAAAACAAGTACTTGTTAATGGCAAAGTGGAAATATCACCTAAAACACAGATTGATGAGAAAGCCGACCGGATTAGTTGTCAGGGGCAGACGCTTTCTTATGAAAAATACGTTTATTATATGTTGAATAAACCAAAAGGTGTGATTTCAGCAACGGAGGATAATCATCATAAAACCGTCTTAGATTTGCTCGATAAAACAGCTTGGGATAAGGAAGTTTTTCCAGTTGGGCGTTTGGATATTGATACGCATGGGCTTTTACTATTAACTAATAACGGTAAGTTAGCGCATGCCGTGCTATCTCCTAAAAAACATGTTGATAAAACTTACCGAGCCAAAGTTGCTGGTCTGATGACGACCGCTGATGTGGCAGCTTTTGCCAACGGTATTGACTTGAAAGATTTTACATGTCAGCCAGCGCAGTTGGTGATTCTTGAAACAAATGAAGCAGAAAGAACAAGTGTTGTTGAAATTACCATTAAAGAGGGAAAATTCCACCAAGTCAAACGCATGGTACAGGCCTGTGGTAAAAAAGTGACAGATCTTCAACGTCTCAGCATGGGTCCACTTCAATTGGATAAGCAATTGGCTCTTGGAGAGTGGCGTCGATTAACAGATGATGAGTTAGCAAGCCTTGAAGAATTTGACGTTGAATTGTAA
- a CDS encoding peptide ABC transporter substrate-binding protein: MEIKNWKRVGLGAVTLLSAAVLAACGNSSSSSSSSSDEINWFIPTEISTLDISKVTDTYSSIAIGNSGSNLLRRDEDGELQPDLAEKVEVSDDGLTYTATLRDDLKWSDGSDLTAEDFVYSWQRIVDPATASEYAYLVSDAHVLNAEEVIAGTKSVDELGVKADGNKLIFTLSDPSPQFMSLLSFANFMPQSKDFVEEAGDDYGTTSEKSLYSGPYTVEDWNGTSGTFTLVKNKYYWDAKDVKTKKVNIQTIKKPDTAVQMYKDGDLDYANISNTEATYKANKNRDDVVDVPEATTAYMVYNQTGTVTALNNTKIRQALNLATDREGIVKAAIDTGSTAATALAPTGLETLPDGTDLAEYVSPGYSHDEEEAAKLFKEGLAELGTDSVTLTITADSDAPVAKAAVDYIKETWENTLSGLTVEEKFVTFKQRLEDTKNQNFDVALVLWGGDYPEGSTFYGLFTTNSSYNYGKFSNADYDAAYQKAITTDALDPAAAADDYKAAEKALYDNALYNPIYFRSGKGLQNPDLKGLVRSSTGLSVDFTYAYKE; encoded by the coding sequence ATGGAGATTAAAAATTGGAAACGTGTAGGTCTAGGAGCTGTGACCTTGTTATCAGCGGCTGTTCTAGCAGCTTGTGGCAATAGCAGCAGTTCATCATCTTCTTCAAGTGATGAAATCAATTGGTTTATCCCAACTGAAATTAGTACCTTGGACATTTCAAAAGTTACAGATACTTATTCATCAATTGCTATCGGTAACTCAGGAAGTAACCTTCTTCGTCGTGATGAAGATGGTGAGTTACAACCTGATTTGGCTGAAAAAGTAGAAGTATCTGATGATGGCTTGACTTATACAGCAACACTTCGCGATGACCTTAAATGGTCAGACGGTAGTGATTTGACAGCAGAAGACTTTGTGTACAGCTGGCAACGTATTGTTGACCCTGCAACTGCTTCAGAGTACGCTTATCTTGTATCAGACGCACATGTCTTGAATGCTGAAGAAGTTATTGCAGGAACTAAGAGTGTTGATGAATTGGGTGTCAAAGCAGATGGAAATAAACTTATTTTCACTTTGTCTGACCCTTCACCACAGTTTATGAGCTTGCTTTCATTTGCGAACTTCATGCCACAAAGCAAAGACTTTGTTGAAGAAGCTGGTGATGATTACGGAACAACTTCTGAAAAATCATTGTATTCTGGACCATATACCGTTGAAGATTGGAACGGAACAAGCGGAACATTCACTCTTGTGAAAAATAAATACTATTGGGATGCTAAAGATGTTAAAACTAAGAAAGTAAACATCCAAACGATTAAGAAACCAGATACAGCTGTGCAAATGTACAAAGATGGTGACCTTGATTACGCAAACATCTCAAATACTGAAGCAACATACAAAGCTAATAAAAATCGTGATGATGTTGTTGACGTTCCAGAAGCTACAACAGCCTACATGGTTTATAACCAAACAGGTACTGTAACTGCTTTGAACAACACTAAAATTCGTCAAGCCCTTAACTTGGCAACTGACCGTGAAGGAATTGTAAAAGCTGCTATCGATACTGGTTCAACAGCTGCGACAGCTCTTGCGCCTACGGGTCTTGAAACATTGCCAGACGGTACTGATTTGGCTGAATATGTTTCTCCAGGTTATAGCCATGATGAAGAAGAAGCAGCTAAACTCTTCAAAGAAGGTTTGGCAGAACTTGGTACTGATTCAGTTACATTGACAATCACAGCTGATTCAGATGCACCAGTTGCAAAAGCTGCAGTTGACTATATCAAAGAAACTTGGGAAAATACTCTTTCAGGTTTGACAGTCGAAGAAAAATTCGTTACTTTCAAACAACGTCTTGAAGATACTAAAAACCAAAACTTTGATGTAGCTCTTGTGCTTTGGGGTGGTGACTATCCAGAAGGTTCTACTTTCTATGGTCTGTTCACTACTAACTCATCTTACAACTACGGTAAATTCTCAAATGCAGATTATGATGCGGCTTACCAAAAAGCAATCACAACAGATGCTTTAGACCCAGCGGCTGCTGCAGACGATTATAAAGCTGCTGAAAAAGCACTTTATGATAATGCGCTTTATAACCCAATCTACTTCCGTAGTGGTAAAGGACTTCAAAATCCAGACCTTAAAGGACTTGTTCGTAGCTCAACTGGTTTGTCAGTAGATTTCACTTACGCATATAAAGAATAA
- a CDS encoding peptide ABC transporter substrate-binding protein, with translation MEFKSTWKRVGLGVVSLASAALLAACGNSSSSSSSSNEINWYTPTEILTLDISKNTDQYSALAIGNSSSNLLRVDENGAPQPDLAKSVEISDDGLTYTATLRDDLKWSDGSDLTADDFVYTWQRIVDPATASEYAYLAVESHLENADKINSGEITDLSQLGVKADGNTITFTLTSPCPQFKYYLAFANFMPQKKSFVEEEGSDYGTTSDDQIYSGPYTVEDWNGSDGSFKLVKNKYYWDADNVKTETVNVQAIKKADTAVQMYKNGELDTANISATSSIYAANKSNEDAVAVQEARLTYMVYNETGSVPSLANTKIRQALNLATDRQGVVEAAIDTGSKPATSLVTPSLAKLTDGTDLSEYVSPGYSYDEDEAATLFKEGLAELGTDSITLTITADSDDAVTKAAVDYIKQSWEDALPGLKIEEKFVTFKQRLEDTKNQNFEVALVSWGGDYPEGSTFYGLFSSTSAYNYGKVSSSEFDEAYNKAITTDALDTNAAADDYKAAEKALYDGAHYNPIYFRSTEWLQNPSIKGLVRNSTGLTVDFTYAYKD, from the coding sequence ATGGAGTTTAAATCAACTTGGAAGCGTGTTGGTTTGGGAGTAGTTAGTTTGGCGTCAGCTGCTCTTTTAGCCGCATGTGGAAACAGTAGTTCATCATCGTCATCTAGTAACGAGATTAATTGGTACACACCAACTGAAATTTTAACACTAGATATTTCAAAAAATACCGATCAATATTCAGCGCTTGCTATCGGAAATTCATCAAGTAACCTGCTTCGTGTAGATGAAAATGGTGCCCCACAACCAGATTTGGCAAAAAGCGTTGAGATTTCAGATGATGGGTTGACTTATACAGCTACTTTACGTGATGATCTCAAATGGTCAGACGGCAGTGATTTGACAGCAGATGATTTTGTTTACACTTGGCAACGTATCGTTGATCCAGCGACAGCTTCTGAATATGCTTATTTGGCAGTAGAGTCTCATCTTGAAAATGCCGATAAGATTAATTCAGGTGAAATTACTGACCTTAGTCAATTAGGTGTTAAAGCTGATGGCAATACAATCACATTTACTTTGACAAGCCCATGTCCACAGTTCAAATACTATCTTGCTTTTGCTAACTTTATGCCACAGAAAAAATCATTCGTTGAAGAAGAAGGCAGTGATTATGGAACAACATCAGATGACCAAATCTACTCAGGCCCATATACTGTTGAAGATTGGAACGGTAGTGACGGTAGCTTCAAGTTGGTAAAAAATAAATACTATTGGGATGCTGACAATGTCAAAACTGAAACTGTAAATGTTCAAGCGATTAAAAAAGCAGACACAGCTGTTCAAATGTACAAAAATGGTGAGCTAGATACGGCTAATATTTCAGCAACATCATCTATCTATGCTGCTAATAAGAGCAATGAAGATGCCGTTGCTGTTCAAGAAGCTCGTTTAACTTACATGGTTTATAACGAAACTGGCTCAGTTCCGTCACTAGCTAACACTAAAATTCGTCAAGCACTTAACTTGGCAACTGACCGCCAAGGTGTTGTCGAAGCAGCTATTGATACAGGTTCTAAACCAGCAACATCACTTGTTACACCAAGTCTAGCTAAGTTGACAGACGGCACAGACCTTTCAGAATATGTTTCACCAGGATATAGTTATGATGAAGATGAAGCAGCAACATTGTTCAAAGAAGGCTTGGCTGAATTAGGAACTGACTCAATCACATTAACGATTACAGCAGATTCTGATGATGCTGTTACCAAAGCAGCTGTTGACTATATCAAACAAAGTTGGGAAGATGCTCTACCAGGATTGAAGATTGAAGAGAAATTCGTTACCTTCAAACAACGTCTTGAAGATACTAAAAACCAAAACTTTGAAGTCGCTCTTGTGTCATGGGGTGGTGACTATCCAGAAGGTTCTACATTCTATGGATTGTTCTCATCAACTTCAGCATACAACTATGGTAAAGTGTCAAGTTCGGAATTCGATGAAGCATACAACAAAGCCATTACAACAGATGCTTTGGATACAAATGCAGCCGCTGACGATTACAAAGCTGCTGAAAAAGCCCTTTACGACGGCGCTCATTACAATCCAATCTACTTCCGTAGTACTGAATGGCTACAAAATCCTTCAATCAAAGGACTTGTCCGCAATTCAACTGGTTTGACAGTAGATTTCACTTACGCTTACAAAGATTAA
- a CDS encoding MarR family winged helix-turn-helix transcriptional regulator, which yields MTLHYQLMRTHTALGRRIFARAQKELGLSSGQPKVLDALLENEGSDQKTLAKLCEIEQATLGNIIMRMEENGLVERRQKAGNRRSFYVYLTEHGKTVAEQMKVIFDEEDTNALQLLSKDEQQLAEELLDKIWQGIDNISGGDKA from the coding sequence ATGACATTACATTATCAACTAATGCGCACCCATACAGCGCTTGGGCGTCGCATTTTTGCGAGAGCACAAAAAGAGCTTGGTTTGTCATCTGGTCAACCCAAAGTGCTTGATGCCCTTCTTGAAAATGAGGGAAGCGACCAGAAAACATTAGCCAAACTCTGTGAAATCGAGCAAGCAACGCTCGGAAATATTATTATGCGAATGGAAGAAAATGGGCTTGTTGAACGTCGGCAAAAAGCTGGCAATCGTCGTTCTTTTTATGTTTATCTGACAGAACACGGAAAGACTGTTGCTGAACAAATGAAAGTCATTTTCGACGAAGAGGATACCAACGCTCTCCAACTCCTATCAAAAGACGAACAGCAATTAGCTGAAGAATTACTTGATAAGATTTGGCAAGGTATCGATAATATTTCTGGAGGTGATAAAGCATGA
- a CDS encoding YczE/YyaS/YitT family protein, whose product MRDHLSKRLIMYFLGLFTMTIGVALSVKSNLGVSPVSSIPYTMTCIWGIEMGKATIIFHCFLVLLQMILLRRNFKPINLLQILVGIVFGYFTTFCNWGVSFLPTPENLVIRLLMMLISTVIIAFGIFMYLPPNIMPLAGEGAMKAVSDVTGIAFPKVKVGFDITMVVISLISCLIFIKGLGSVGIGTIVAAFLVGSILNVIENFLGNYRDKWLGIKN is encoded by the coding sequence ATGAGAGATCACCTTTCCAAACGACTTATCATGTATTTTCTTGGGCTTTTCACAATGACAATCGGGGTTGCCTTATCTGTTAAGTCTAACCTTGGGGTGTCACCCGTTAGCTCAATCCCCTACACGATGACTTGTATTTGGGGAATTGAAATGGGGAAAGCAACGATTATTTTCCATTGTTTTTTGGTTTTGTTGCAAATGATTTTGCTTAGAAGAAATTTTAAACCTATTAATTTGCTCCAAATTCTTGTCGGTATTGTTTTTGGGTATTTTACAACATTTTGTAACTGGGGTGTTTCTTTCTTACCGACTCCTGAAAATTTGGTGATTCGTCTATTGATGATGTTAATTTCAACTGTTATCATTGCTTTTGGGATTTTCATGTATTTACCACCTAATATCATGCCACTTGCTGGTGAGGGGGCAATGAAAGCTGTCTCTGATGTTACTGGTATCGCTTTTCCAAAGGTCAAAGTCGGCTTTGATATTACAATGGTTGTCATTTCCTTGATTTCATGCCTTATCTTTATCAAAGGCTTGGGAAGTGTGGGAATCGGCACAATTGTTGCGGCTTTTCTAGTCGGCTCGATTCTTAACGTTATTGAAAATTTCCTTGGCAACTACCGTGATAAATGGCTAGGAATAAAAAATTAG
- a CDS encoding SulP family inorganic anion transporter yields MDAFKYIKPKLFSTLKNYTGAQFAKDLVAGIIVAIIALPLSIALAIASGVNPEQGLYTAVVAGFFISFLGGSRVQIGGPTAAFVVIIYGIIAQYGMAGLTIATFLAGIMMIVMGLLHFGDLIKFIPKTITVGFTLGIAVGILVGQLKDFFGLSMGAVPAEFAEKMIAYAQHINTIHWPTLLIGLIALLIQIFWPRVSQKIPGSLVAIIVTTAIVGLGHISSVKTIGDLYTIKAGLPTFTMPQLSFGLIRQMISPAFTIAILASIESLLSCVVSDGMIGSHHRSNAELVGQGVGNMMSALFGGIPATGAIARTAANVKNGGRTPIAGMMHAVTLLLILLFLMPYASLIPMSCLASILIMVAYNMSGWRTFVHMLKKAPKSDIAVLVITLVLTVFFDLVVAIEFGMVLAAFLFLKRMSDVAAVRQWVDKDSLDDNELSENTDLKHVPNNTVVYEIFGSLFFGAANDFLNFNHEEGKNVLILRMRNVPAMDISGLEALEETLEICQKRGMTLILSHVNKQPYHVMEKAGFIEKVGQENLCENIDASLKRAASLA; encoded by the coding sequence GTGGACGCTTTTAAGTATATTAAACCTAAACTGTTCAGTACTCTTAAGAATTATACGGGTGCGCAGTTTGCAAAAGACCTTGTTGCAGGGATTATTGTGGCAATCATTGCCTTACCGTTGTCAATTGCCTTAGCGATTGCGTCAGGTGTTAATCCAGAACAAGGTCTTTATACTGCTGTTGTTGCAGGTTTTTTTATTTCATTTTTAGGAGGTAGCCGTGTCCAAATCGGTGGACCGACAGCCGCATTCGTTGTTATCATCTATGGAATTATTGCACAATATGGTATGGCAGGTCTTACCATTGCAACATTCTTAGCTGGTATCATGATGATTGTCATGGGGTTATTACACTTCGGTGATTTGATTAAATTCATCCCTAAAACAATCACAGTTGGTTTTACTTTGGGAATTGCTGTCGGAATCTTGGTTGGGCAACTTAAAGATTTCTTCGGATTGAGCATGGGTGCTGTTCCAGCAGAATTTGCTGAAAAAATGATAGCTTATGCACAACATATCAATACTATTCATTGGCCAACGTTGTTGATTGGTTTGATCGCCTTACTAATCCAAATCTTCTGGCCACGTGTTTCTCAAAAAATCCCGGGTTCACTGGTCGCGATTATTGTCACAACAGCCATTGTTGGTTTGGGGCACATCTCATCTGTCAAAACAATCGGTGATTTGTACACTATCAAGGCTGGGCTTCCAACATTTACAATGCCGCAATTATCATTCGGTCTTATCCGTCAAATGATTTCACCAGCCTTTACCATTGCGATTTTGGCTTCTATTGAATCACTTTTATCATGTGTGGTTTCTGACGGGATGATTGGTAGTCATCATCGTTCAAATGCCGAATTGGTCGGACAAGGTGTTGGTAACATGATGTCTGCTTTGTTTGGTGGTATTCCTGCAACAGGTGCCATTGCACGTACAGCAGCTAATGTTAAAAATGGTGGACGTACCCCAATCGCTGGTATGATGCACGCCGTGACTCTTCTTTTGATTTTGTTGTTCTTAATGCCATATGCATCACTGATTCCAATGAGTTGTTTAGCATCAATCTTGATTATGGTGGCTTACAACATGAGCGGTTGGCGCACATTTGTTCATATGCTTAAAAAAGCACCTAAGAGTGATATTGCTGTTTTGGTCATTACACTTGTGTTGACAGTATTCTTCGACCTCGTCGTAGCTATCGAATTTGGCATGGTTTTAGCAGCTTTCTTGTTCCTAAAACGTATGTCAGATGTAGCAGCTGTTCGCCAATGGGTCGATAAAGACAGCCTTGATGATAATGAACTTTCTGAAAATACTGATTTGAAACACGTGCCAAACAACACCGTCGTTTACGAAATCTTTGGTTCATTGTTCTTTGGTGCCGCAAATGACTTCCTTAATTTTAACCATGAAGAAGGTAAAAATGTCTTGATTCTTCGCATGCGTAACGTTCCTGCCATGGATATTTCAGGATTAGAAGCACTCGAAGAAACACTAGAAATTTGCCAAAAACGTGGCATGACATTGATTCTTTCTCACGTTAACAAACAACCTTACCACGTTATGGAAAAAGCAGGGTTTATTGAAAAAGTCGGTCAAGAAAACCTTTGCGAAAATATCGATGCATCCCTTAAACGCGCAGCAAGCCTCGCTTAA
- a CDS encoding zinc ribbon domain-containing protein has translation MEIQEVLKNLRDKYQLTQEELAARVLVTRQAVSRWETGETQPNTDTLKLLSKEFNVSINTLLGSPRQLICQCCGMPLTEDEVISRETDGNFNEDYCKWCYADGAFVYTTKDSLLDYLVANMPNPDNLSDEERRLQFDAYLSQLKHWK, from the coding sequence ATGGAGATTCAAGAAGTATTGAAAAATTTGCGTGACAAATATCAGTTAACGCAAGAAGAATTAGCAGCGCGTGTTTTGGTGACGAGGCAAGCGGTTAGTCGTTGGGAAACAGGTGAGACACAACCAAATACGGATACCTTAAAATTGCTTTCAAAAGAATTTAATGTATCGATTAACACCCTGCTTGGCTCACCGCGTCAGCTGATTTGTCAATGTTGTGGCATGCCTTTGACAGAAGATGAGGTCATCAGTCGTGAGACAGATGGGAACTTCAACGAAGATTATTGCAAATGGTGCTATGCAGACGGTGCGTTTGTTTACACGACAAAAGACTCATTACTTGATTATCTAGTGGCAAATATGCCAAATCCTGACAATCTTTCTGATGAGGAACGTCGTTTGCAATTTGATGCTTATTTGTCACAATTGAAACATTGGAAATAA
- a CDS encoding N-acyl homoserine lactonase family protein — protein MGKIKIHVFHTGEVCVAPKLPFGGDDCSVIEASGIFGKKEDRIWLPVSSYLIEHPKGTFLVDTGWSRDMSPNGVFDKKAQIKSLDSRLLYKINQGKVGLGQCIDEQLLKLGIKDSDLDAVLLTHLDCDHANGLKQVSNAKKFLVSADEVAFAQKLTNRVRYRKTWWEGVNLTAFDWNDTQGAFSKSYDLLGDGSIELISIPGHADGLFAVKVKNDEGKFVLLFSDGGYATKSWEQMITSGIAADREKQRQSLAWIREQSLDPNCIESLANHDSDIQPHVIEF, from the coding sequence ATGGGAAAAATTAAAATTCATGTTTTTCATACTGGTGAAGTTTGTGTCGCTCCCAAATTACCTTTTGGTGGAGATGACTGTAGTGTGATTGAAGCATCAGGTATCTTTGGCAAAAAAGAAGACCGCATTTGGCTTCCTGTTTCTTCATATCTAATTGAACACCCAAAAGGAACGTTTCTTGTTGATACTGGCTGGTCACGAGACATGAGCCCGAACGGTGTTTTTGATAAAAAAGCACAAATAAAATCACTAGATAGTAGATTACTTTACAAAATTAATCAAGGAAAAGTTGGGTTGGGACAATGTATTGATGAACAACTATTAAAGCTAGGAATCAAAGATTCAGACCTTGATGCGGTGCTTTTGACACATCTTGATTGTGACCATGCTAATGGTTTAAAACAAGTAAGCAACGCTAAAAAATTTCTGGTATCAGCTGACGAAGTGGCATTTGCTCAAAAATTAACGAATAGAGTCCGTTATCGAAAAACTTGGTGGGAAGGCGTTAATCTTACTGCCTTTGATTGGAATGACACTCAAGGAGCATTTTCAAAATCTTATGACTTGCTGGGTGATGGTTCGATTGAATTAATTAGTATCCCAGGGCATGCAGATGGCTTATTTGCTGTAAAAGTTAAAAATGACGAAGGCAAATTTGTCCTATTATTTTCAGATGGCGGTTATGCGACAAAAAGTTGGGAACAAATGATTACATCAGGTATTGCTGCCGACAGAGAAAAACAACGTCAGTCGTTAGCTTGGATTAGAGAACAAAGTTTAGACCCTAATTGTATTGAATCTTTGGCAAATCACGATTCAGATATTCAACCCCATGTTATTGAATTTTAA
- a CDS encoding TetR/AcrR family transcriptional regulator, whose product MDTKENIQQTFVRQYAQKDYAMMTIKDLCAAVPIARTTFYTYYDNLDDLKAEIEDNLIMGLLNVVNEIADGDIEKMIFAEFLDATQCYIQAHWDTFDTFLIRQPNLRFIDKWKAAIKQNFKKRYPDKISLPNYDLIAEMLASATISAYSYWMQNPSKVNTEEMKKLIAQALESIVKLLEL is encoded by the coding sequence ATGGATACCAAAGAGAATATTCAGCAAACTTTTGTGCGCCAGTACGCTCAAAAGGACTATGCAATGATGACAATAAAAGACCTTTGTGCTGCTGTTCCAATAGCTAGGACAACATTTTATACCTATTATGACAATCTTGATGACCTAAAGGCAGAAATTGAGGATAATTTGATAATGGGGTTGCTAAATGTGGTCAATGAGATTGCTGATGGTGATATTGAAAAAATGATTTTTGCTGAATTTCTTGATGCAACGCAATGTTACATTCAAGCACATTGGGACACTTTCGATACTTTTCTAATTCGTCAGCCAAATCTTAGGTTTATTGATAAATGGAAAGCAGCCATTAAACAAAATTTTAAAAAACGTTATCCTGATAAAATTTCCTTACCAAATTATGATTTGATAGCTGAAATGCTTGCTTCTGCAACGATTAGTGCTTATTCTTACTGGATGCAAAATCCAAGCAAGGTTAATACCGAAGAAATGAAAAAGTTGATTGCTCAAGCTCTCGAATCTATCGTAAAACTTTTAGAACTTTGA